In Mangifera indica cultivar Alphonso chromosome 1, CATAS_Mindica_2.1, whole genome shotgun sequence, a single genomic region encodes these proteins:
- the LOC123217202 gene encoding G-type lectin S-receptor-like serine/threonine-protein kinase LECRK2: MASVLVICSLLSLLFLHTQAQPEKINPGHTISANTIGSFWGSRSGHFAFGFYQQGNGFAVGIWLGDKPNITVVWTANRDGPPVPLNSTIEFTNEGFFLRTMQGDEKAIIKLFEQPVSASMLDSGNFVVYGNESQIIWESFDSPTDTILGGQGINSQLMASKSLSDRSSGRFYLKLSGYGLAAYPVNHNDLPEECYWKVEQIPSYVNSLQLNLSLSGTLQLTVGNKTLQAINNSSFSTTSKTVIYRTTLDADGILRLYSHRFEISGNSHVTIEWSAIRKQCEVTGFCGFNSFCSSTDGLADCYCFPGFTYINPDVRNLGCYKSFSDDEGCERKEPAAFYNITDIENTTLGGFPYALLQVNKEECRELCLNDCYCAAALYLNRTCSKLKHPLMFGMEDKNISATVLIKMMLGNEKVVRSPQTPEKDQTVISEGKKTLVTILAASLGSVVFICFLIAISSYIVYQHRIHRYRKLPGNSNLGLTQEFSLQSFSYNELEQATNGFEEELGRGRVGAVYKGAIPVGNKKVAVKQLECVGEEGEKKFRAEMAAVRRTHHRNLVHLLGFCMEGSRKLLVYEYMSNGSLADFIFKAERRPLWKERVRISLEVARGILYLHEESEIQIIHCDIKPQNILLDDSWTAKICDFSLARLSMPNQSVTDTGARGSRGYMAPEWQKNGLITVKSDVYSFGVLLLEIVCCRSYLEVNVSTADEVLLATWVYNCFVAGELNKLVGEEDVHMKTLERMVKVGLLCIQDDPNLRPAMKNVMLMLEGTMDVPVPPSPTPLVIA, from the coding sequence ATGGCTTCTGTACTGGTCATATGCTCATTACTCTCTCTACTCTTTCTTCATACACAAGCTCAACCAGAAAAAATAAACCCAGGACATACAATATCTGCCAACACTATCGGCAGTTTTTGGGGCTCGAGATCAGGTCATTTTGCATTTGGTTTCTATCAACAAGGTAATGGATTTGCAGTTGGAATTTGGCTGGGTGATAAGCCTAATATCACCGTTGTGTGGACAGCTAATCGTGATGGGCCGCCAGTCCCCTTAAATTCTACTATTGAATTCACCAATGAAGGTTTTTTTCTTCGAACAATGCAAGGTGATGAGAAAGCCATTATTAAATTGTTTGAGCAGCCTGTTTCGGCTTCTATGCTGGATTCTGGTAACTTTGTTGTCTATGGTAACGAATCTCAGATCATCTGGGAAAGCTTCGATAGCCCAACTGACACCATATTAGGTGGTCAAGGCATAAACTCTCAACTAATGGCAAGCAAATCATTATCTGATCGCTCAAGTGGACGATTTTATCTGAAATTAAGTGGTTATGGACTAGCTGCTTACCCAGTAAACCATAACGATTTACCAGAGGAATGCTACTGGAAAGTAGAACAAATTCCTAGTTATGTAAATTCCTTGCAGTTAAATCTCAGTCTCAGTGGCACTCTACAATTAACCGTGGGAAATAAAACCTTGCAAGCTATAAACAACAGCTCTTTTTCCACAACCAGCAAGACTGTCATTTACCGTACAACACTAGACGCTGATGGAATTTTAAGGCTATATTCACATCGCTTTGAGATCAGTGGTAACTCTCATGTTACCATTGAGTGGTCTGCAATACGGAAGCAGTGTGAGGTGACTGGTTTTTGTGGTTTTAATAGCTTCTGTTCTAGCACAGATGGCCTGGCTGACTGTTACTGCTTTCCAGGATTTACTTACATAAATCCTGATGTGAGGAATCTGGGTTGCTACAAGAGCTTCAGTGATGATGAAGGTTGTGAAAGGAAAGAGCCAGCAGCCTTTTACAATATCACTGATATTGAGAATACAACGTTGGGAGGCTTTCCATATGCTTTGCTACAGGTAAATAAGGAAGAGTGCAGAGAACTCTGCCTAAATGATTGTTATTGTGCAGCTGCTTTGTATTTGAATAGAACTTGCAGTAAACTGAAACATCCACTGATGTTCGGGATggaagataaaaatatatcagCTACAGTCCTAATCAAGATGATGTTGGGAAATGAAAAAGTCGTCCGCAGTCCGCAAACTCCAGAAAAAGATCAAACAGTTATTTCTGAAGGCAAGAAAACCCTTGTTACAATTCTTGCAGCCAGCTTGGGTTCTGTggtatttatttgttttctcatTGCAATTTCTAGTTACATTGTGTACCAACACCGAATTCATAGATATAGAAAGCTTCCTGGAAATTCGAATTTGGGCCTAACCCAAGAATTTTCACTGCAATCCTTTTCTTATAATGAATTGGAGCAAGCTACAAACGGGTTTGAGGAAGAATTGGGAAGAGGTCGTGTTGGAGCAGTCTATAAAGGGGCTATACCTGTGGGTAACAAGAAGGTTGCTGTGAAGCAATTAGAATGTGTTGGGGAAGAGGGAGAAAAGAAGTTCCGAGCAGAAATGGCTGCAGTTCGCAGAACACATCACAGGAACTTGGTTCACTTGCTTGGCTTTTGCATGGAGGGCTCCCGAAAGTTGCTTGTTTATGAATACATGAGTAATGGCTCTCTTGcagattttattttcaaagcTGAAAGACGTCCCCTTTGGAAAGAAAGAGTGAGAATTTCGCTAGAGGTTGCAAGAGGGATTCTTTACCTTCATGAGGAGAGTGAGATCCAAATCATTCACTGTGATATTAAGCCCCAAAACATACTTCTGGATGATTCTTGGACTGCTAAGATATGTGATTTCAGCTTAGCAAGACTCTCAATGCCAAATCAATCTGTAACCGATACAGGTGCTAGAGGGAGTAGAGGTTATATGGCACCTGAGTGGCAGAAGAATGGCCTGATAACGGTGAAGTCTGATGTTTATAGTTTCGGAGTTTTACTGTTGGAAATTGTATGCTGCAGAAGCTATTTGGAAGTGAATGTTTCAACAGCAGATGAAGTGCTTCTAGCTACTTGGGTGTATAATTGCTTTGTTGCTGGAGAATTAAACAAGCTTGTTGGGGAGGAAGATGTACACATGAAAACCTTAGAAAGGATGGTGAAGGTGGGACTGTTGTGTATTCAAGATGACCCGAATCTCCGCCCTGCAATGAAAAATGTGATGTTGATGTTAGAAGGAACTATGGATGTACCAGTTCCTCCATCTCCAACTCCTTTAGTTATCGCTTAA
- the LOC123192816 gene encoding G-type lectin S-receptor-like serine/threonine-protein kinase LECRK3: MASPFVVFLLSMIFQIIVAQHLPGLVSPGSSLFPTRSPMSWDSPSGHFKFGFYEEGSGYSIGIWLQTSPQVTIVWTANRDYPPVSPNATLTLTLDGKLILTDQNEQKPIVKMVDSASFASMFDSGNFVLFNKRSDIIWSSFDFPTDTILEGQNLRSGSELFSSVSKTNHSTGRYRLKMQSDGNLVLYPINTIDKYTEAYWASATDNKEQHHLFLNYTGDLVLLNSTMATTKRLGSDSTYNETLNSSTIYLATLGYNGIFSLFAHFFVIESGAYNTSTNLWSVPETQCDVKSFCGLNSYCTLDDKSPVCRCIPGTNFVDPNQQFSGCKRNFTDQSCKDVKKGSAAYNISSMDKITWEDYPYVKENISGEDCRKSCFEDCNCDAALHDSQYCTKYKLPLKSAKRLDGNKYESYIAYFKIGTRAIKSENSSSSLGTWKTQEIVRVTSKKTVMLILLVTIGFITCSCVFLAVSGFFMFKYRVAKYKWLLETGNFGSTDELTLRSFSYSELKRATNRFKENLGRGSFGAVYKGVFHKGGKLVAVKRLEKMMNDSSEREFHAEMQVIGRTHHKNLVRLLGYCAEDSKRLLVYEYMSNGSLADLLFSHDKSPEWSERVRIALDVARGILYLHDECKAPIIHCDIKPQNILMDDFWTAKISDFGLAKLLMPDQTRTFTLVRGTRGYMAPEWSKNMPISVKADVYSYGVVLLEIVCCRRNMELDPSKPEEIVLINWVYKCFINRELNKLVRGQEVDKKTLENMVKVGLWCVQDEQALRPSMKSVVMMLEGITDVSIPPCPSSSSG, translated from the coding sequence ATGGCTTCGCCGTTTGTGGTTTTCTTACTCTCcatgatttttcaaattattgttgCTCAACACCTACCAGGCCTTGTAAGCCCAGGCTCTTCTCTGTTTCCTACCAGAAGTCCCATGTCATGGGATTCACCTTCGGGCCATTTCAAGTTTGGATTCTACGAAGAAGGCAGTGGCTATTCAATTGGAATCTGGTTACAAACCTCTCCTCAAGTCACCATTGTTTGGACAGCAAATCGAGATTACCCTCCTGTGTCACCAAATGCAACACTCACACTAACATTGGATGGTAAGCTCATTCTGACTGACCAGAATGAACAAAAACCCATTGTTAAAATGGTGGATAGTGCTTCATTTGCTTCCATGTTTGACTCTGGTAACTTTGTTCTCTTCAACAAACGTTCTGATATCATCTGGTCTAGTTTTGACTTTCCGACTGATACGATATTGGAAGGTCAGAATCTACGTAGTGGAAGTGAACTGTTTTCTAGTGTATCCAAAACCAATCACTCAACTGGACGGTACCGGTTGAAGATGCAAAGTGATGGGAATCTTGTTTTGTATCCCATAAACACCATAGACAAGTATACGGAGGCTTATTGGGCCAGTGCAACGGACAACAAAGAACAGCATCACTTGTTTCTGAATTATACAGGTGATCTCGTCCTTCTCAACAGCACCATGGCTACAACAAAGCGTTTGGGGTCTGATTCAACCTACAATGAAACGCTCAACAGCTCAACCATCTACCTTGCAACACTAGGCTATAATGggattttttctttgtttgctcatttttttgtcattgagtCAGGTGCATACAACACATCCACTAATCTATGGTCAGTACCAGAGACACAATGTGACGTAAAGAGCTTTTGCGGCTTGAACAGCTATTGCACATTGGATGACAAATCACCTGTCTGTCGATGCATTCCTGGTACCAATTTTGTAGATCCTAACCAGCAGTTTAGTGGATGTAAGAGGAACTTTACTGACCAAAGTTGCAAGGATGTGAAAAAAGGTAGCGCTGCATACAATATTTCTTCTATGGACAAGATTACATGGGAAGATTATCCATATGTCAAAGAAAATATTTCAGGAGAGGATTGTAGAAAATCCTGTTTTGAGGATTGCAATTGTGATGCAGCACTGCATGATTCACAGTATTGCACAAAGTACAAACTTCCTTTGAAATCTGCTAAGAGACTTGATGGTAATAAATATGAGTCCTATATAGCTTACTTCAAGATTGGCACAAGAGCTATCAAAAGTGAAAACAGCTCCAGTTCATTGGGAACATGGAAGACTCAAGAAATTGTAAGAGTTACAAGCAAGAAGACGGTGATGCTAATTCTTCTTGTGACTATCGGCTTTATCACTTGTTCATGTGTTTTCCTTGCAGTCTCAGGatttttcatgtttaagtaCCGAGTTGCCAAATACAAGTGGCTGCTGGAAACTGGAAATTTTGGCTCAACGGATGAGCTTACTCTGCGTTCATTCTCTTACAGTGAGCTTAAGAGGGCAACCAACAGATTCAAGGAAAATCTGGGCAGGGGCTCTTTTGGTGCAGTCTACAAAGGGGTCTTCCACAAAGGAGGAAAACTTGTTGCTGTCAAGCGATTGGAGAAGATGATGAATGATAGTAGTGAAAGAGAATTCCATGCGGAGATGCAAGTTATAGGTAGAACACATCACAAGAACTTAGTACGGTTGCTTGGTTATTGTGCTGAGGACTCAAAGAGGCTTCTGGTATATGAATACATGAGCAATGGATCCCTCGCAGATCTCCTTTTTAGCCACGATAAGTCTCCTGAATGGAGTGAGAGAGTGAGAATAGCATTAGACGTGGCTAGAGGAATACTTTATCTCCATGATGAATGTAAAGCACCTATCATTCATTGTGATATAAAGCCTCAGAATATTCTGATGGACGATTTTTGGACTGCTAAAATCTCTGATTTTGGCCTGGCAAAGTTGTTGATGCCAGATCAAACAAGAACTTTCACATTGGTGAGAGGGACTAGAGGCTACATGGCACCGGAATGGTCTAAAAATATGCCAATATCAGTGAAAGCAGATGTTTACAGTTATGGAGTTGTGCTCCTGGAAATCGTTTGCTGCAGAAGAAACATGGAGCTGGATCCATCGAAACCAGAGGAAATCGTTCTTATTAATTGGGTTTACAAGTGCTTCATtaacagagagttgaataagcTCGTCCGTGGCCAAGAAGTGGACAAGAAGACTTTAGAGAACATGGTTAAGGTGGGGCTCTGGTGTGTTCAAGATGAACAAGCTCTTCGGCCTTCTATGAAGAGCGTAGTGATGATGTTGGAAGGGATTACTGATGTCTCTATTCCTCCTTGTCCCAGTTCTTCCTCAGGCTAA
- the LOC123216124 gene encoding G-type lectin S-receptor-like serine/threonine-protein kinase LECRK4, protein MQRLPLQFGRRDMSGGSNNFAFSKIFIHRYQVRSYKRIIGNGNFRFCEDIAPTSFSFVKIEKLTDGFKEEIGRGSLGIVYKGIMMNCKKFVGVKKLEKVLVEGENKFLTEIKVIGKTYHKNLVRLLGYFTDGSNKVLVYEYMSNGSLVDILFKLENNPTWMERMNIAHDIAKRIFYLHDECETHIIYYDIKPQNILMDRNRCSKIADFVLTKLLKPDETNTFTGIRGTRGYVAPE, encoded by the exons ATGCAGAGGCTTCCTTTGCAGTTCGGGAGAAGAGATATGAGTGGTGGATCAAACAACTTTGCTTTCAGCAAG ATTTTCATCCATAGATATCAAGTCAGGTCATACAAGAGAATCATTGGAAACGGTAATTTTAGGTTTTGTGAGGATATTGCTCCGACATCATTTAGTTTTGTAAAGATTGAAAAACTAACTGATGGTTTTAAGGAAGAGATTGGCAGAGGATCTTTAGGTATAGTCTATAAAGGGATTATGATGAATTGTAAAAAGTTTGTAGGTGTCAAGAAATTAGAAAAGGTTTTAGTTGAAGGGGAAAACAAGTTTCTAACTGAGATTAAAGTTATTGGGAAAACCTATCACAAGAATCTAGTTCGTTTGCTCGGTTATTTCACTGATGGATCCAATAAGGTGTTGGTATACGAATACATGAGCAATGGTTCTCTTGTTGATATACTCTTCAAACTTGAGAACAATCCAACTTGGATGGAAAGAATGAACATTGCTCATGATATAGCTAAAAGAATTTTCTATCTGCATGATGAGTGTGAGACACATATCATCTACTATGATATAAAACCTCAAAACATACTTATGGATAGGAATAGGTGCTCAAAAATTGCTGATTTTGTATTGACAAAGTTGTTGAAGCCAGACGAAACTAACACTTTCACTGGAATCAGAGGAACAAGAGGGTATGTTGCACCAGAATGA